One part of the Anopheles coustani chromosome 2, idAnoCousDA_361_x.2, whole genome shotgun sequence genome encodes these proteins:
- the LOC131264106 gene encoding ATP-sensitive inward rectifier potassium channel 11-like — MSLDKMDSLDGSPYSQRRHWLNVQEQQQQHIEYRFSRPIKIVDYDNERNSWTAPGSPYHIRRPAFDRNRLWIEDDVSSESEIDRKDQHIINDLGPEDGSSNPDQGTAFTNAETERDPMFPITIQSARSLQNLRLRRDPQHQGTRAVKARRVVTKKGEGNVHLAHLPQRSIRFARDIATTLVDEQWRYTLMLFVLSFCLSWLFFAVLWYLIAYAHGDLEKDPKTGERLGDGNKPCVEGTTTFTGFLLFSVETQVSTGYGVIVPTEECPEAFFLLLVQIVFGMVIGGAMVGVVYAKMIRTPKRSFEMKFSRKAVICQRDGRLCLVFRVCDQKQQHAIGTKVTATMLEPRRHPGTSVVERCESRLRLQNNGHILALWPITVCHVIDRYSPLYDISATDLLDRRFEIVVTMTGGTMTTGQTTQARTSYLPMEILWGHRFQNIIEYDAQRECYVAMNEQLDLLEEVDTPLCSARQLEEVIDELQNERNRFDEFSRADEDSRLGTSFRSKISNRLRSNPSSYVRFNDIYSEEEDDIEGSVEDDRQKEGNSVCVTVDDGKVVDRESTEANSNLAHAKTDLEPIDITEKEANVENGKPL; from the exons ATGAGCTTAGA TAAAATGGATTCGCTAGACGGAAGTCCGTACTCCCAAAGGCGGCACTGGCTGAACGTACaggaacagcaacagcaacatatCGAATATCGATTCTCGCGGCCGATCAAGATAGTGGACTACGATAACGAGCGAAACTCCTGGACCGCGCCTGGCAGTCCTTATCACATTCGCCGACCGGCATTCGATAGAAATAGACTATG GATAGAAGATGATGTGAGTTCCGAATCGGAAATCGATCGCAAAGATCAGCATATCATCAACGACCTTGGACCGGAAGATGGTAGCAGTAATCCCGACCAAGGGACAGCTTTCACAAATGCGGAAACAG aAAGGGATCCTATGTTCCCCATTACCATACAGAGTGCTCGAAGCCTACAGAACCTTCGACTGCGGCGTGATCCACAGCATCAAGGGACACGTGCTGTCAAAGCCCGACGTGTCGTCACCAAAAAAGGTGAAGGCAACGTACACCTGGCCCATTTGCCTCAACGATCGATTCGGTTTGCGAGAGATATTGCCACAACCTTG GTTGACGAGCAATGGCGCTACACGCTGATGTTGTTCGTGCTGAGCTTCTGCCTTAGCTGGCTGTTTTTTGCCGTCCTTTGGTATCTGATCGCGTACGCCCACGGCGATCTGGAAAAGGATCCAAAAACGGGCGAACGGCTTGGGGACGGCAATAAGCCGTGTGTCGAGGGTACCACCACCTTCACCGGCTTTCTGCTGTTCAGCGTCGAAACGCAAGTCTCGACCGGGTACGGTGTGATCGTACCGACGGAGGAGTGCCCGGAGGCGTTCTTTTTGCTGCTGGTGCAGATCGTGTTCGGGATGGTCATTGGCGGGGCGATGGTTGGTGTCGTGTATGCCAAAATGATTCGCACACCCAAGCGAAGCTTCGAAATGAAATTTAGCCGAAAGGCCGTCATCTGCCAGCGGGATGGTCGGCTGTGCTTGGTGTTTCGTGTGTGCGACCAAAAGCAGCAGCATGCGATCGGGACGAAGGTGACGGCAACGATGCTCGAACCCCGGCGCCATCCGGGCACGAGCGTGGTGGAACGCTGTGAATCGCGCCTTCGGTTGCAGAACAATGGGCACATTTTGGCCCTATGGCCCATCACGGTGTGCCACGTGATCGATCGATACAGCCCACTGTACGACATTTCGGCCACCGATCTACTCGATCGGCGATTCGAGATCGTTGTCACGATGACGGGCGGAACGATGACGACGGGCCAAACGACGCAGGCACGCACGTCCTACCTACCGATGGAGATCCTGTGGGGCCATCGGTTTCAGAATATCATCGAGTACGATGCGCAGCGCGAGTGTTACGTGGCCATGAACGAGCAGCTCGATCTACTGGAGGAGGTGGACACGCCACTCTGTAGCGCCCGGCAGCTGGAAGAGGTGATCGACGAGCTGCAGAACGAACGGAACCGCTTTGACGAGTTTTCACGAGCAGATGAGGACAGTAGGCTAGGG aCATCTTTTCGATCGAAAATCAGCAACCGATTACGTAGCAATCCCAGCTCCTACGTGCGCTTCAACGATATCTATtccgaggaggaggatgatATCGAAGGCTCGGTGGAAGACGATAGACAGAAAGAAGGTAACTCTGTCTGCGTTACTGTTGACGACGGTAAAGTGGTTGATCGAGAGTCCACTGAAGCGAATAGCAACCTTGCGCATGCAAAAACCGATCTAGAGCCCATCGACATAACTGAAAAAGAGGCaaatgtggaaaatggaaagcctCTGTAA